Proteins encoded by one window of Aliivibrio wodanis:
- the rnd gene encoding ribonuclease D produces MEFEIVKQSQRLAEICQQASHKPFLMLDTEFVRTRTLYARLGLIQMFDGETLALVDPVEIDDLTPLWDLLKNESVTKVLHACGEDLEVFQHYAGCMPTPMIDTQIMAAFLGYGLSTGFAKLVSDYLGVDLDKGEARTDWMARPLSEKQLNYAAADVHYLLPMFEKLKAELAQTQWADAAYQESALAVKKREKQPDAEKAYRDIKNAWQLNPKQLAILKMAAKWRLEEARKRDLAVNFVVHELSLWKLARFGLRSKEQMLKEGFDPREVQRHGSKLLRFTYLADDLDPAEYPKEISRLMDYPGYKQIFKLLKDEVKLASEQSGLMPEFIASKKQLNQLLSWKWKKNCDPEQKPDVLQGWRGELVETRFMSVISES; encoded by the coding sequence GTGGAATTTGAAATCGTTAAACAGAGTCAACGTTTAGCTGAGATCTGTCAGCAAGCAAGTCATAAACCATTTTTAATGCTAGATACTGAATTTGTACGCACAAGAACGTTATATGCACGTTTAGGTTTGATTCAAATGTTTGATGGTGAAACATTAGCATTGGTTGATCCGGTTGAAATTGATGATTTAACCCCACTTTGGGATTTATTAAAAAACGAATCAGTCACTAAAGTACTTCATGCCTGTGGTGAAGATTTAGAAGTATTCCAACACTACGCAGGTTGTATGCCTACACCTATGATAGACACTCAAATTATGGCTGCATTCTTGGGTTATGGTTTATCCACGGGCTTTGCGAAATTGGTGTCGGATTATTTAGGTGTAGATCTAGATAAAGGTGAGGCTCGAACAGATTGGATGGCGCGTCCATTGTCTGAAAAACAGCTTAACTATGCCGCAGCAGATGTGCATTACTTACTGCCTATGTTTGAAAAGCTAAAAGCAGAATTAGCTCAAACTCAGTGGGCTGACGCTGCGTATCAGGAGTCTGCACTTGCGGTCAAAAAACGTGAGAAGCAACCTGATGCAGAGAAAGCATACCGAGACATCAAAAATGCATGGCAATTAAACCCTAAGCAACTAGCTATATTGAAAATGGCTGCAAAATGGCGTTTAGAAGAAGCTAGAAAGCGCGATTTAGCCGTTAACTTTGTAGTCCATGAATTAAGTTTGTGGAAGTTAGCGCGTTTTGGCTTACGCAGCAAAGAGCAAATGCTAAAAGAGGGCTTTGATCCAAGAGAAGTTCAACGTCATGGTAGCAAACTATTACGCTTTACTTATTTAGCTGATGATTTAGATCCAGCTGAATACCCAAAAGAGATCTCTCGATTAATGGATTACCCAGGTTATAAGCAGATTTTTAAGCTATTGAAAGATGAAGTGAAATTAGCCTCAGAGCAATCAGGCTTAATGCCAGAGTTTATTGCTTCTAAAAAACAGTTGAACCAATTATTGTCTTGGAAATGGAAGAAGAACTGCGATCCAGAGCAAAAACCTGATGTATTACAAGGCTGGCGAGGTGAACTAGTTGAAACTCGTTTTATGTCGGTGATTTCTGAGAGCTAG
- the minD gene encoding septum site-determining protein MinD (cell division inhibitor MinD), with product MARIVVVTSGKGGVGKTTSSSAIASGLALAGKKTAVIDFDIGLRNLDLIMGCERRVVYDFVNVINGEATLNQALIKDKRVGNLFILPASQTRDKDALTKDGVRRVFDELIAMNFDFIICDSPAGIEAGALMALYFADEAIITTNPEVSSVRDSDRILGILDSKSRRAEESLEPVQQHLLLTRYCPTRVNQGEMLSVGDVEEILNIPLLGVIPESQSVLNASNKGIPVIFDEESNAGSAYQDAVNRLLGQEVSFRFLEEEKKGIFKRLFGG from the coding sequence ATGGCACGTATTGTCGTTGTAACTTCAGGCAAAGGCGGTGTAGGAAAAACTACGTCGAGTTCTGCTATTGCATCTGGACTTGCTTTAGCTGGTAAGAAAACAGCAGTAATCGATTTTGATATTGGTTTGCGTAACCTTGACTTAATTATGGGCTGTGAACGTCGTGTAGTTTATGATTTTGTTAATGTTATTAATGGTGAAGCTACACTTAATCAAGCATTAATTAAAGATAAGCGTGTAGGTAATTTATTCATTTTACCTGCTTCTCAGACTCGTGATAAAGACGCCCTAACTAAAGATGGTGTTCGCCGAGTTTTTGATGAACTTATTGCTATGAATTTTGACTTTATTATCTGCGATTCTCCAGCAGGTATTGAAGCTGGAGCTTTAATGGCTCTATACTTTGCCGATGAAGCAATTATTACAACCAACCCTGAAGTCTCTTCAGTTCGAGATTCTGACCGTATTCTTGGGATTTTAGATTCTAAATCTCGTCGTGCTGAAGAATCATTAGAACCAGTGCAACAACATTTACTACTTACACGCTACTGCCCTACTCGTGTTAATCAAGGTGAAATGTTAAGCGTTGGTGATGTTGAAGAAATTTTAAATATTCCTTTATTAGGTGTTATTCCTGAAAGTCAATCAGTACTAAACGCTTCAAACAAAGGTATCCCTGTTATTTTTGATGAAGAATCAAATGCTGGATCTGCATATCAAGATGCAGTTAATCGCCTTTTAGGCCAAGAGGTCTCATTCCGCTTTTTAGAAGAAGAGAAGAAAGGCATCTTTAAAAGACTATTTGGAGGTTAA
- the minE gene encoding cell division topological specificity factor gives MALLEFFRPQKKSTANIAKERLQIIVAERRNGGPAPSYLPQLKEDILKVISKYVNVSPEMVTVSLEQKEEDLSVLELNVTLPEDDV, from the coding sequence ATGGCATTACTTGAGTTTTTTAGACCACAGAAAAAGAGCACAGCTAATATTGCAAAAGAAAGGTTACAAATCATTGTTGCCGAACGTCGTAATGGTGGGCCTGCGCCTTCCTATTTGCCACAACTGAAAGAAGACATCCTTAAAGTGATCAGCAAATACGTTAATGTTAGTCCAGAGATGGTAACGGTTTCTTTGGAACAAAAAGAAGAAGATTTATCAGTTTTAGAGTTAAATGTTACTCTTCCAGAAGATGATGTTTAA
- the minC gene encoding septum site-determining protein MinC (cell division inhibitor) — protein MTKTADLKGSNFTLSVLHLPNNDIIQALSMLEQKVAQAPSFFASAPVVVNIENVSNEINFAELKSGVEHTGMIPVGVTGCKDKKKQAQAIAAGFAVMTSYTPQQVTQKVSMQPTKVIKTPIRSGQQVYAKDADLVILNHVSPGAEVIADGSIHIHGTLRGRAIAGASGQTEAKVFCKNLQAELISIAGNYWLSDQIEQEHWHQNVMITMIEDRIQIDTLTL, from the coding sequence ATGACAAAAACAGCCGATTTAAAGGGCAGTAATTTCACCCTTTCAGTATTACATTTACCTAATAATGATATAATTCAAGCACTAAGCATGCTAGAACAAAAGGTTGCTCAAGCACCTTCCTTTTTTGCTTCTGCCCCTGTTGTCGTTAATATTGAAAATGTATCTAATGAAATTAACTTTGCAGAGCTAAAGTCTGGTGTTGAGCACACCGGAATGATCCCAGTAGGGGTTACAGGCTGCAAAGACAAGAAGAAACAAGCTCAAGCAATAGCAGCAGGTTTTGCTGTGATGACCTCTTACACCCCTCAACAAGTAACACAAAAAGTCAGCATGCAACCAACGAAAGTTATTAAGACACCAATTCGTTCAGGGCAACAAGTCTATGCAAAAGATGCTGATCTTGTAATTTTAAATCATGTAAGCCCAGGCGCTGAAGTTATCGCTGATGGCAGTATACATATTCATGGAACATTACGAGGCCGAGCAATTGCTGGTGCAAGTGGTCAAACAGAAGCGAAAGTATTCTGTAAAAATCTCCAAGCTGAGCTAATTTCCATTGCGGGAAACTATTGGCTTAGTGACCAAATTGAACAAGAACATTGGCATCAAAATGTCATGATTACCATGATTGAAGACCGTATCCAAATCGATACCCTAACGTTATAG
- the mnmC gene encoding tRNA 5-methylaminomethyl-2-thiouridine biosynthesis bifunctional protein MnmC: MSRNHILPQNSITNAILDWNESGTPVSNDFDDVYFSNDNGLEETRYVFLQQNHLPQRWQDYDQRRFVIGETGFGTGLNFLAVWQWFKTFREQNPDAALKELHFVSFEKFPVTKADLIKAHQAWPELAELAEQLQEHYPAAVPDCHRLVLEDGMITLDLWFGDIKDCMPQIWMDDSGVIDAWFLDGFAPSKNPEMWNQNLFNNMASLAKKGCTCATFTAAGFVRRGLIEAGFDMKKVKGFAHKRDMIAGTLTERKTKANHAVWYARSTPENITDVAIIGGGVASASLATTLLRRGVNVTVYCKDDKAAQGASGNQQGAVYPLLNEKFNSLSRFFAPGFIFARQFIDQAAKDVKFDHDWCGVTQLKWDDKSENKLNKMLTAQFPNELVTAFSKEETNHHVGLPINMESVHYPLGGWLCPKQLTRGIFTHLSENPLFTLHNNAEVTQLTQTDDKQWNVVLGEKINKHQAVVVANGHKFTDFAQTKDIPATPVRGQVSHIPTTESLKKLKTVLCYDGYLTPENTKNQSHCIGASYDRRDLDLAFKESDQIENGERLQKCIPNEAWVKEADTSDNHARVGIRCASRDHLPFLGNVVRFEDMQEEYKYIYKKRHWLREAKDIPVYEGLFCMLTLGSRGLSSAPLLAETLASQIMGDPIPLPNSVLEGLHPGRLWVRRLLKGKPLDI, from the coding sequence ATGTCACGAAATCACATTTTACCACAAAACAGCATCACTAATGCAATCCTTGATTGGAATGAGTCTGGAACTCCTGTCTCAAATGACTTTGATGATGTCTATTTTTCTAATGATAATGGATTAGAAGAGACACGATACGTCTTCTTACAGCAAAATCATCTGCCTCAAAGATGGCAAGATTATGACCAACGTCGTTTTGTAATCGGTGAAACAGGATTTGGTACTGGGTTAAACTTCCTTGCTGTGTGGCAATGGTTTAAAACATTTAGAGAACAAAACCCAGATGCTGCACTTAAAGAGCTTCATTTTGTCAGTTTTGAAAAATTCCCTGTCACTAAGGCCGATCTCATTAAGGCCCACCAAGCATGGCCTGAATTAGCAGAGCTAGCTGAGCAACTACAAGAACATTATCCTGCTGCCGTTCCAGATTGTCACCGACTGGTATTAGAAGATGGCATGATAACACTCGACCTTTGGTTCGGTGATATCAAAGACTGTATGCCACAAATTTGGATGGATGATTCAGGGGTTATCGACGCTTGGTTTTTAGATGGTTTTGCACCAAGTAAAAACCCTGAAATGTGGAATCAAAATCTATTTAATAATATGGCCAGCCTTGCTAAAAAAGGCTGTACTTGCGCTACTTTCACAGCAGCAGGTTTTGTTCGTCGAGGCTTGATTGAAGCAGGCTTTGATATGAAAAAAGTCAAAGGTTTCGCTCATAAAAGAGACATGATCGCTGGTACATTAACGGAACGTAAAACCAAGGCGAATCATGCGGTTTGGTATGCACGCTCGACACCAGAAAATATCACAGATGTGGCTATTATAGGTGGCGGCGTTGCCAGTGCATCATTGGCGACAACACTGCTTCGTCGTGGTGTGAATGTCACTGTTTACTGTAAAGATGATAAAGCAGCACAAGGCGCTTCAGGTAATCAGCAAGGCGCTGTATATCCATTACTTAATGAGAAGTTTAATTCACTGTCACGATTCTTTGCTCCCGGTTTTATTTTTGCTCGTCAGTTCATCGACCAAGCAGCCAAAGACGTGAAATTTGATCACGATTGGTGCGGCGTAACCCAACTAAAATGGGATGATAAATCAGAAAATAAATTAAATAAAATGCTAACCGCTCAGTTTCCCAATGAACTCGTCACCGCATTTAGCAAAGAAGAGACAAACCACCACGTTGGCCTACCAATCAATATGGAGAGCGTTCATTACCCTCTTGGGGGCTGGTTATGTCCAAAACAGTTAACTCGTGGGATCTTTACTCATTTATCAGAAAATCCATTATTCACTCTGCATAATAACGCTGAAGTGACGCAATTAACTCAAACGGACGATAAGCAATGGAACGTTGTTCTTGGTGAGAAAATAAATAAACATCAAGCCGTTGTGGTTGCTAATGGCCATAAATTTACTGATTTCGCACAGACAAAAGATATTCCAGCAACACCGGTTCGAGGCCAAGTGAGTCATATTCCTACCACGGAATCACTGAAAAAACTGAAAACAGTGTTGTGTTATGACGGTTATTTAACCCCTGAAAATACCAAGAATCAAAGCCATTGTATTGGTGCAAGTTATGATCGCCGTGATTTAGATTTAGCGTTTAAAGAATCGGATCAAATAGAAAATGGTGAACGATTACAGAAATGTATTCCTAATGAAGCTTGGGTGAAAGAGGCAGATACGTCTGACAATCACGCCCGTGTCGGTATTCGCTGCGCCAGTCGTGATCATCTGCCATTTCTTGGTAATGTGGTTCGCTTTGAAGATATGCAAGAAGAGTACAAGTATATCTATAAAAAACGCCACTGGTTACGTGAAGCGAAAGATATTCCTGTTTATGAAGGTTTATTCTGTATGCTGACTTTAGGTTCAAGAGGATTAAGCTCTGCACCACTATTGGCAGAAACCTTAGCGTCACAGATCATGGGAGATCCAATACCATTACCAAACTCAGTGCTTGAAGGGTTACATCCAGGAAGATTGTGGGTGAGAAGATTGTTGAAAGGAAAGCCGCTGGATATTTAA
- the fadD gene encoding long-chain-fatty-acid-CoA ligase — protein MDKVWLSRYPEDVPAEINPDQYSSLVDMFEQSVHKYADQPAFINMGSVMTFRKLEERSRAFAAYLQNELKLKKGDRVALMMPNLLQYPIALFGVLRAGMVAVNVNPLYTPRELEHQLNDSGAAAIVIVSNFASTLEEVVDNTPVKHVILTNLGEQLPRAKGTIVNFVVKYVKKMVPKYSLPHATSMRNALRKGRRMQYIKPFIDSEDLAFLQYTGGTTGVAKGAMLTHRNMIANVMQAKGAYGPVLTEGRELIVTALPLYHVFALTVNCLLFVEMGGRNLLITNPRDIPGFIKELQKYPFTSITGVNTLFNALVNNEDFHELDFSNLRLSVGGGMAVQRAVAEKWQQHTGCYLLEGYGLTECSPLVAAYPHNLTSYNGSIGLPVPSTEVRMVDEEGNVVANDQIGELQVRGPQVMKGYWNRAEATKDMITDDGWVSTGDIVKFDEEGFLHIVDRKKDMILVSGFNVYPNEIEDVVALHGKVLEVAAVGKPHPTSGEVVRICVVKRDPSLTKDELIAHCRKHLTGYKIPRIVEFRDDLPKTNVGKILRRELRDEYKAEENA, from the coding sequence GTGGATAAAGTTTGGCTTTCACGTTACCCAGAAGACGTACCAGCAGAAATAAACCCAGACCAATACAGTTCATTGGTTGATATGTTTGAGCAATCGGTTCATAAATATGCCGATCAGCCTGCATTTATCAATATGGGTTCAGTAATGACATTTCGTAAGTTAGAAGAGCGCAGTCGTGCTTTCGCTGCTTACTTACAAAATGAACTTAAACTGAAAAAAGGCGACCGAGTTGCCTTAATGATGCCGAACTTATTGCAATACCCTATTGCGCTGTTTGGTGTACTACGTGCAGGTATGGTAGCGGTAAACGTTAATCCACTTTATACACCACGTGAATTAGAGCATCAGTTGAATGATTCTGGTGCGGCGGCAATCGTGATTGTTTCAAACTTTGCTAGTACGCTAGAAGAAGTAGTAGATAACACGCCAGTAAAGCATGTGATCTTGACGAATTTAGGTGAGCAACTCCCTCGTGCTAAAGGCACTATTGTGAACTTCGTTGTTAAGTACGTGAAAAAAATGGTACCCAAATACAGCTTACCGCATGCTACATCAATGCGTAATGCACTACGTAAAGGCCGTAGAATGCAGTACATCAAGCCATTTATTGATAGTGAAGACTTAGCTTTCCTACAATATACAGGTGGTACTACTGGCGTAGCAAAAGGCGCAATGCTGACTCATCGTAATATGATAGCGAATGTAATGCAGGCTAAGGGAGCTTATGGTCCTGTTCTGACAGAGGGTCGCGAGCTTATTGTTACCGCATTACCGCTATATCATGTCTTTGCATTAACCGTAAACTGCTTACTATTTGTTGAAATGGGTGGTCGTAATTTACTTATTACTAATCCTCGTGATATACCTGGTTTTATTAAAGAACTACAGAAATATCCATTTACGTCAATTACTGGAGTGAACACACTCTTTAATGCATTAGTGAATAATGAAGATTTCCATGAGTTGGATTTCAGTAATCTTCGTTTATCTGTAGGTGGTGGTATGGCTGTGCAGCGTGCTGTTGCTGAAAAATGGCAGCAACACACTGGCTGTTATTTACTGGAAGGCTATGGTTTGACTGAATGTTCGCCATTAGTTGCTGCATATCCTCATAACTTAACCTCATACAATGGGTCTATTGGCTTACCTGTTCCATCAACTGAAGTTCGAATGGTTGATGAAGAGGGCAATGTCGTTGCCAATGATCAAATCGGTGAGCTTCAAGTTCGTGGCCCTCAAGTGATGAAAGGCTATTGGAACCGTGCTGAAGCAACGAAAGATATGATCACTGATGATGGCTGGGTAAGTACAGGTGACATCGTTAAATTTGATGAAGAAGGCTTCCTGCACATTGTTGATCGTAAAAAAGACATGATTTTAGTCTCTGGCTTTAATGTGTATCCAAATGAGATTGAAGATGTAGTTGCTCTACACGGTAAAGTGCTAGAAGTTGCAGCTGTAGGTAAACCTCATCCAACATCGGGTGAAGTGGTTCGTATTTGTGTTGTTAAGCGCGATCCTAGCCTTACTAAAGATGAACTTATTGCTCACTGCCGCAAGCATTTAACTGGTTATAAAATCCCACGTATTGTTGAGTTTAGAGACGATCTTCCAAAAACAAACGTAGGTAAAATTTTGCGTCGTGAACTGCGAGATGAATATAAAGCAGAAGAAAACGCGTAA
- a CDS encoding putative lytic murein transglycosylase → MKKEIMLGIAGLMMATSVTANTSEGKFQDYIVELKNEARDKGISEPILERAFKNIVFKEKAVKSDRNQPEKRLTLDEYIPRAVPKWKIKQANDLYKKHYKDLARIGKEYGVQPRFIVALWGVESNFGKFTGGYNVIEALTTLAYDGRREALFRKQTMAALTILQQGHITPENMKGSWAGAMGQCQFMPTSFLAYAVDGNGDGRKDIWTTEADVFASAANYLKQVGWDDTYTWGRQIQLPTSLDAESLKGLSDEKGKLLSQWQDLGIRRLNGKALPSVDIEAWLVQPDDKNGRAYLVYNNYQVLMDWNRSHYFALAVSHLADSIK, encoded by the coding sequence ATGAAGAAAGAAATAATGCTAGGGATAGCTGGCTTAATGATGGCAACATCAGTTACAGCAAATACTTCTGAAGGGAAATTTCAAGATTATATTGTTGAATTAAAAAATGAAGCAAGAGATAAGGGGATTTCGGAACCGATTCTTGAGCGTGCATTTAAAAATATTGTCTTTAAAGAAAAAGCAGTTAAGTCAGATCGTAATCAACCAGAAAAAAGATTAACACTCGACGAGTACATTCCACGAGCTGTACCGAAGTGGAAAATTAAGCAAGCCAACGATTTATATAAAAAACATTATAAAGATCTTGCTCGTATAGGGAAAGAATACGGCGTTCAACCTCGTTTTATTGTTGCCTTATGGGGTGTCGAAAGTAATTTTGGTAAGTTTACTGGTGGTTATAATGTGATTGAAGCGTTAACTACTCTAGCATATGACGGACGCCGAGAAGCATTGTTTAGAAAGCAAACAATGGCGGCATTAACTATTTTACAGCAAGGTCACATTACTCCTGAAAACATGAAAGGCTCATGGGCAGGGGCGATGGGGCAATGTCAGTTTATGCCAACGTCATTTTTAGCTTATGCAGTCGATGGAAATGGTGATGGACGCAAAGATATCTGGACTACTGAGGCCGATGTGTTTGCTTCTGCTGCGAACTATTTAAAACAAGTAGGTTGGGATGATACTTATACATGGGGTCGCCAAATACAGCTACCTACTTCATTAGATGCTGAAAGCTTAAAAGGTTTATCTGATGAAAAAGGTAAATTATTATCTCAATGGCAAGATCTAGGGATTCGACGTTTAAATGGTAAAGCATTACCTTCTGTTGATATAGAAGCTTGGCTAGTTCAGCCAGACGATAAAAATGGTCGTGCGTACCTTGTTTACAATAATTACCAAGTATTAATGGATTGGAACCGCTCGCATTACTTTGCGCTAGCGGTGAGCCACTTAGCTGATTCTATTAAGTAA
- the fabB gene encoding 3-ketoacyl-ACP synthase FabB: MKRAVITGMGIVSSIGNNAEEVLESLKAGKSGINFSEQFAEKGLRSNVWGDLKMNPADHIDRKKMRFMGDAAAFAYISMEQAVADSGLTEDQVSNDRTGIVAGSGGASSLNQVNAVDILREKGVKRVGPYMVPRTMASTVSACLATPFKIRGVNYSMSSACATSAHCIGHAVELIQLGKQDVMFAGGGEELDWSLTMMFDAMGALSSKYNDTPEKASRTYDADRDGFVISGGGGMVVIEELEHALARGAKIYGEIVGYGATSDGYDMVAPSGEGAVRCMKMAMQNVDSVDYVNTHGTSTPVGDAKELGAIQEVFGANSPAISATKAMTGHALGAAGVHEAIYSTLMLEHGFIAPSINVETLDPAAEGLDIVTEKRDQVLTTVMSNSFGFGGTNATLVIKKYEA, from the coding sequence ATGAAAAGAGCCGTAATTACAGGCATGGGCATTGTATCAAGTATCGGTAACAATGCAGAAGAAGTATTAGAGTCTCTGAAAGCTGGTAAATCAGGCATTAACTTCTCTGAGCAGTTCGCTGAAAAGGGTCTGCGCAGTAATGTTTGGGGCGATTTGAAAATGAACCCGGCTGACCACATCGATCGCAAAAAAATGCGTTTCATGGGTGATGCGGCTGCATTTGCTTACATCTCAATGGAGCAAGCAGTAGCAGATTCTGGCTTAACAGAAGATCAAGTTTCAAATGACCGTACAGGTATTGTTGCAGGTTCTGGTGGTGCATCATCACTAAACCAAGTAAATGCAGTGGATATCTTGCGTGAGAAAGGCGTTAAGCGTGTTGGTCCATACATGGTTCCACGTACAATGGCGTCAACGGTTTCTGCATGTCTTGCAACACCGTTTAAAATTCGTGGTGTTAACTACTCAATGAGTTCTGCATGTGCAACTTCTGCACACTGTATTGGTCACGCGGTAGAGCTTATTCAACTTGGCAAACAAGACGTAATGTTTGCTGGTGGTGGTGAAGAGCTAGATTGGTCTCTAACGATGATGTTTGATGCGATGGGCGCACTATCATCAAAATACAATGACACACCAGAAAAAGCTTCTCGTACTTACGATGCAGATCGTGACGGTTTCGTTATCTCTGGTGGCGGCGGTATGGTTGTTATCGAAGAACTTGAACACGCACTTGCTCGTGGCGCTAAAATTTACGGTGAAATCGTAGGTTACGGTGCAACATCTGATGGCTACGACATGGTAGCACCATCAGGCGAAGGCGCAGTTCGTTGTATGAAAATGGCAATGCAAAACGTAGACAGCGTAGATTACGTGAACACTCACGGTACATCTACACCTGTTGGTGATGCAAAAGAGCTAGGCGCTATCCAAGAAGTATTTGGTGCGAACAGCCCTGCAATCTCTGCGACTAAAGCAATGACTGGTCACGCACTAGGTGCAGCCGGTGTTCATGAGGCTATCTACTCAACGCTAATGCTAGAGCACGGTTTTATCGCGCCAAGTATCAACGTTGAAACACTAGACCCAGCAGCGGAAGGTCTTGATATCGTTACTGAAAAACGTGATCAAGTACTAACAACCGTTATGTCTAACAGCTTCGGTTTTGGTGGTACAAACGCAACGCTAGTAATTAAGAAATACGAAGCGTAA